The following are encoded in a window of Congzhengia minquanensis genomic DNA:
- a CDS encoding UDP-N-acetylmuramoyl-tripeptide--D-alanyl-D-alanine ligase: protein MIPVSVSEILQVVGGRLLHGTPAGTVTSVVTDSRKAAENTLFVAIPGENADGHAFVEKAFAQGAVCALVEREVEINLNHPVIFVENTVRAMGALAQLVIKRLCVPTVGITGSVGKTTTRDMTHAVLSAKFNTLKNKNNFNNEIGVPLTVFEADETITAAVIEMGMDNFGEIDRLSAIVQPNAAIVTNIGMSHIERLGSQENIYRAKSELFAHTKKDGVVILNGDDKILMAHKDEISQKVITVGVKNPTADFTASDIKAEEDSVTFRFSGLGHEFKVALPVPGEHNVSDALLACAAGIYFGVPDAKIAEALQNFTLTGMRMDIIRCGSITVINDCYNAAPASVSAALSVLSKRRDRKVAVLGDIAALGAYSYNAHRELGAEVTKNGIDLLITVGENARFIAEGAFENGMDSMNIISVDTVEEIYPYLSSSIKENDVVLVKASRVMGLERVTEFLKNNF from the coding sequence ATGATTCCTGTTTCAGTTTCAGAAATTTTGCAGGTTGTTGGCGGACGTTTGCTTCACGGCACGCCGGCGGGCACGGTGACTTCAGTGGTAACCGACAGCAGAAAGGCTGCAGAAAACACGCTGTTTGTGGCAATTCCCGGTGAAAATGCAGACGGTCACGCATTTGTTGAAAAGGCCTTTGCACAGGGCGCTGTTTGTGCCCTTGTGGAACGGGAGGTTGAAATAAATTTGAATCACCCCGTTATTTTTGTTGAAAACACGGTTCGGGCCATGGGAGCGCTGGCACAGCTGGTGATTAAGCGGCTTTGTGTGCCGACTGTGGGAATAACGGGCAGCGTAGGAAAGACCACCACCCGGGACATGACGCATGCAGTCTTATCCGCCAAATTTAACACCTTAAAAAACAAAAACAACTTTAACAACGAAATTGGCGTTCCGCTGACGGTTTTTGAAGCGGATGAAACAATCACCGCCGCGGTGATTGAAATGGGAATGGACAATTTCGGCGAAATAGACAGGCTTTCTGCCATTGTTCAGCCGAACGCGGCAATCGTTACCAACATTGGCATGTCACACATTGAGCGTTTAGGCTCGCAGGAAAACATATATCGGGCAAAATCAGAGCTGTTTGCCCACACAAAGAAAGATGGTGTGGTTATTTTAAACGGCGACGACAAAATTTTAATGGCTCATAAAGATGAGATTTCGCAGAAAGTGATAACGGTTGGGGTGAAAAACCCCACGGCAGACTTTACTGCTTCTGATATAAAAGCAGAGGAAGACAGCGTGACGTTCCGGTTTTCGGGCCTGGGACACGAATTTAAGGTAGCATTGCCGGTTCCCGGGGAGCACAACGTATCAGACGCATTGCTTGCCTGCGCGGCAGGAATTTATTTCGGTGTGCCCGACGCAAAAATTGCAGAGGCACTGCAGAACTTTACGCTGACCGGAATGCGGATGGACATTATCCGGTGCGGCAGCATCACCGTTATTAACGACTGCTATAACGCGGCTCCCGCCTCTGTTTCGGCGGCATTGTCTGTGCTTTCCAAACGGAGGGACAGAAAAGTTGCGGTTTTAGGAGATATTGCAGCTTTAGGTGCATATAGTTATAATGCGCACCGGGAGCTGGGCGCAGAGGTGACAAAAAACGGCATTGACCTTTTAATTACGGTTGGGGAAAATGCAAGGTTCATTGCAGAGGGAGCCTTTGAAAACGGAATGGACAGCATGAATATCATTTCTGTTGATACGGTTGAAGAAATTTATCCCTATTTGTCGTCCTCCATTAAAGAAAACGACGTGGTGCTGGTGAAAGCCTCCCGCGTTATGGGCTTGGAGCGTGTAACGGAATTTTTAAAAAATAATTTTTAA
- the murG gene encoding undecaprenyldiphospho-muramoylpentapeptide beta-N-acetylglucosaminyltransferase translates to MKVLISGGGTAGHINPAIAIAKRMKKEYGAEILFVGKETGLEKTLVPKEGFDIKYIDVEGLVRKLTLKNVTVALKYLRAIGDAKRMIREFSPDVVVGTGGYVCAPVLSAAHSLKIPVLVHEQNVFPGMTVKMAARFADCVAVSFEDTISYVSEKAKKVCVLTGNPLRENMLDLSYEEARKTLGIDGRPFIVTVGGSLGARTINEALVEIVNCLDNVEFRLLGGTGERFFDEVNEKIDKSKLGDNIAIVPYIYNMDVVLPAADLVIARSGAITVSELCALGRPSVLIPSPNVTHNHQEYNAKSIADRGAAVMICERDIQNNIVSDTVKSLIINQEKRMQMSKEAKKLAITDGTKRICDIVAELARK, encoded by the coding sequence GTGAAAGTTTTAATTTCAGGCGGCGGTACGGCGGGACATATTAATCCGGCCATTGCAATAGCCAAAAGAATGAAAAAAGAATATGGCGCAGAAATCCTTTTTGTGGGCAAGGAAACCGGTTTGGAGAAAACCCTTGTTCCAAAAGAGGGATTTGACATAAAATATATCGACGTTGAGGGCTTAGTTCGAAAGCTGACGCTAAAAAATGTGACGGTAGCGCTGAAATATCTTCGGGCAATTGGCGACGCAAAACGAATGATTCGGGAATTTTCTCCGGACGTTGTTGTGGGAACAGGCGGATACGTCTGTGCTCCTGTGCTGTCTGCGGCCCACAGTCTGAAAATTCCGGTGCTGGTGCACGAGCAGAATGTGTTCCCCGGCATGACGGTGAAAATGGCGGCACGGTTTGCAGACTGTGTGGCGGTGAGCTTTGAAGACACCATTTCCTATGTCAGCGAAAAGGCCAAAAAGGTCTGCGTATTAACGGGAAACCCCTTGCGTGAAAACATGCTGGACTTGTCTTATGAGGAAGCCAGAAAAACTTTGGGAATTGACGGCAGGCCCTTTATTGTGACGGTAGGCGGCTCGCTTGGCGCAAGAACCATTAACGAGGCGCTGGTTGAAATTGTAAATTGTTTAGACAATGTGGAATTTCGGCTTTTAGGCGGCACCGGGGAACGTTTTTTTGACGAAGTAAACGAAAAGATTGACAAAAGCAAGCTGGGCGACAACATTGCAATCGTCCCATACATTTATAACATGGACGTGGTGCTTCCTGCGGCGGATTTGGTCATTGCCCGTTCCGGTGCAATTACTGTCAGCGAGCTGTGCGCGCTGGGACGGCCGTCGGTTTTAATCCCGTCGCCCAACGTGACCCACAACCATCAGGAATATAACGCAAAATCCATTGCAGACCGCGGTGCGGCGGTAATGATTTGTGAGCGTGACATTCAAAACAACATTGTTTCCGATACGGTAAAATCGCTGATTATTAACCAGGAAAAGCGAATGCAAATGTCCAAAGAGGCAAAAAAACTTGCCATTACCGACGGCACGAAACGAATTTGCGACATTGTGGCAGAGCTTGCCCGAAAGTAA
- a CDS encoding cell division protein FtsQ/DivIB, which translates to MQRKRETSSERYKRRIKQRRIFVLSVFAAVVLLCICLFTPIFGITQISVTGNTLLAAEDVIAASGIEKGENVFRISRKKAEKALASVAYIESAKIKRKFPAKIVIEIDEAKQDIIIDTPQEFVVTTVAGRVLEKTDDVTSLTAPIIYGIEVTKSEPAKKIETSDDEILNMNLERIGCFYETDYWGDIDEFRVSDVSNFIMIMKSGMKVTFGSIDSTESLQRKIKMMAQILPQVQQTEKSYLDLTTDKGYFGEYTDAELEEMRKWEESGNTGIIGGDDKTSGNQTDDSSDAKKSDSDDNSKNDEDSSSESSQKTSGSSAKPSSKPSKSSEPEGDDEDSVRKKTSASPSASASAKANSDQTKEDAKASASSKAKKESGVD; encoded by the coding sequence ATGCAAAGGAAAAGGGAAACCAGCAGTGAACGGTATAAACGACGAATTAAGCAGCGGCGGATTTTTGTTTTAAGCGTGTTCGCCGCAGTTGTGCTTTTGTGTATCTGTCTTTTCACGCCGATTTTTGGCATTACGCAAATTTCTGTAACGGGCAACACCTTGCTTGCTGCAGAAGATGTAATTGCGGCCTCGGGCATTGAAAAGGGCGAAAATGTATTTCGAATCAGCAGGAAAAAAGCAGAAAAGGCTTTAGCCTCAGTTGCGTACATAGAGAGTGCAAAAATAAAACGAAAGTTTCCCGCAAAAATTGTGATTGAGATTGACGAGGCGAAGCAGGACATTATTATCGACACGCCCCAGGAGTTTGTGGTGACAACGGTTGCGGGCAGGGTTTTGGAAAAAACCGACGATGTGACCAGCTTAACCGCGCCGATTATTTATGGCATTGAGGTTACAAAATCGGAGCCCGCAAAAAAAATAGAAACGTCTGACGACGAGATTTTAAACATGAATTTAGAACGAATCGGCTGTTTTTATGAAACAGATTATTGGGGTGACATTGACGAGTTCCGCGTTTCTGACGTGTCGAATTTTATTATGATTATGAAATCGGGCATGAAGGTGACGTTTGGCAGCATTGACAGCACGGAAAGCCTTCAGCGCAAAATTAAAATGATGGCGCAAATTCTGCCGCAGGTTCAGCAAACGGAAAAAAGCTATTTGGATTTAACCACCGATAAGGGGTATTTTGGGGAATATACCGATGCCGAACTGGAAGAAATGAGAAAATGGGAGGAAAGCGGCAACACCGGCATAATCGGCGGGGACGACAAAACGTCAGGCAATCAGACAGACGACAGCTCAGATGCTAAAAAGTCGGATTCTGATGATAACAGTAAAAACGATGAAGACAGCAGCTCGGAGAGCTCGCAAAAAACGTCGGGAAGCTCTGCTAAACCTAGCAGCAAGCCAAGCAAATCGTCGGAGCCGGAAGGGGACGACGAGGATTCTGTCAGGAAGAAAACCTCTGCATCGCCCTCCGCCAGTGCAAGCGCAAAGGCAAATTCAGACCAGACGAAAGAAGATGCAAAGGCCAGCGCAAGCAGCAAGGCGAAAAAAGAATCTGGCGTAGATTGA
- the mraY gene encoding phospho-N-acetylmuramoyl-pentapeptide-transferase, protein MNTLLIGSGLSLLACIIITPILIPLLTRLKFGQSIREEGPAWHQKKSGTPTMGGLAIICAVVFGSLAAYFISGNFGVTEISLVVGSLLFGIIGFADDYIKVVKKRNLGLTSKQKFLAQLIAAVVVTVFMSHTGVIGGEIVVPFVKASIDIGLWTIPLAVFVQLAVVNSVNLTDGLDGLASSVTLIVSLFFMICAIKVGNTSIAVFMGAVAAACLGFLFFNANPAKVFMGDTGSLFLGGAIAVGAIGLKMPLILIIAGGIYLIETLSVMIQVVSFKTTGKRVFKMSPIHHHFELCGLNEKKIVLLFSFVTVVLCAISYIVVF, encoded by the coding sequence TTGAACACCTTGCTGATTGGAAGCGGACTGTCGCTTCTTGCATGCATTATTATAACACCAATTTTAATACCGCTGCTTACAAGGCTGAAATTTGGCCAGAGCATTCGCGAGGAGGGGCCTGCCTGGCACCAGAAAAAGAGCGGCACCCCCACGATGGGCGGTTTGGCCATCATTTGCGCGGTGGTTTTTGGGTCGCTGGCCGCATATTTCATTTCAGGAAATTTTGGCGTGACAGAAATCAGCCTGGTTGTGGGTTCGCTGTTGTTTGGCATCATCGGCTTTGCCGACGACTATATAAAAGTGGTAAAAAAACGGAATTTGGGGCTTACTTCAAAGCAAAAGTTTTTGGCGCAGCTGATTGCGGCAGTTGTTGTCACTGTGTTTATGAGCCACACAGGGGTCATTGGCGGAGAAATTGTTGTTCCGTTTGTGAAAGCCTCTATTGATATTGGGCTTTGGACGATTCCCCTTGCGGTTTTTGTTCAGCTTGCTGTCGTGAACAGCGTAAATTTAACCGACGGGTTAGACGGTTTAGCGTCTTCTGTGACGCTGATTGTTTCGTTGTTCTTTATGATTTGTGCAATCAAAGTGGGAAACACCTCTATCGCTGTGTTTATGGGCGCGGTGGCGGCGGCCTGCTTGGGATTTTTGTTCTTTAACGCCAATCCCGCCAAGGTGTTCATGGGCGACACAGGCTCTCTCTTTTTGGGCGGGGCGATTGCGGTTGGGGCCATCGGGCTTAAAATGCCGCTGATTTTGATTATTGCCGGGGGCATTTATTTAATTGAAACGCTCTCTGTTATGATACAGGTAGTTTCGTTTAAAACCACAGGAAAACGCGTATTCAAAATGAGTCCCATTCATCATCATTTTGAACTGTGTGGGTTAAACGAGAAAAAAATTGTTTTGCTGTTTTCTTTCGTTACGGTTGTGCTGTGCGCAATCAGTTACATTGTAGTGTTTTAA
- the murA gene encoding UDP-N-acetylglucosamine 1-carboxyvinyltransferase: MGKIIVNGGIPLAGDVRIHGAKNAVLPILAATVMVGGVHIIHNCPDFSDVVITIEILKSLGAKVTRDGNTLTVDTSGALGNFIPEHLMRKLRSSVIFMGAVLARNNEAKISTPGGCELGPRPIDLHLKTLAQLGAEIKEEHGYLICKAEKLTGKIIHLDFPSVGATENLLLAAAMADGETVISNAAREPEIDDLACFLNNMGADVQGAGTSTIKIVGKKELVPAQYTVMPDRIVAATYLCAAAATGGEVTVTHMCPEHISAVLSVLADCGCYLFSTEDTVLLKAPKRLLAPGSIKTMPYPGFPTDAQSLFLAMLCCADGTSIITETIFESRFKPVPELCRMGAKISVDGRVAVVCGTERLSGTEVNASDLRGGAALVIAALMADGTTVINTPEFIDRGYENFEANLAQLGADIIRYR, from the coding sequence TTGGGTAAAATAATCGTAAACGGCGGTATCCCGCTTGCGGGAGACGTCAGAATTCACGGCGCGAAAAATGCCGTTCTTCCTATTTTGGCAGCAACTGTCATGGTGGGAGGAGTACATATCATTCATAACTGTCCTGATTTTTCAGATGTTGTGATTACCATTGAAATTTTAAAAAGCCTGGGCGCAAAAGTTACGCGCGATGGAAATACATTGACGGTTGACACCAGCGGTGCGCTGGGAAACTTTATTCCGGAGCATTTGATGAGAAAGCTCCGTTCTTCCGTCATTTTCATGGGCGCAGTGCTGGCGCGGAACAACGAGGCAAAAATATCCACGCCCGGCGGCTGCGAGCTTGGCCCCAGGCCCATTGACTTACATCTGAAAACGCTTGCGCAATTGGGTGCTGAAATTAAAGAGGAGCATGGATATTTAATCTGCAAGGCGGAAAAGCTCACGGGAAAAATCATACACTTGGATTTCCCCAGCGTTGGCGCAACAGAAAATCTGCTGCTTGCCGCAGCAATGGCAGACGGCGAAACGGTGATTTCAAACGCGGCGCGGGAACCTGAAATTGATGATTTGGCCTGCTTTTTAAACAACATGGGTGCAGATGTGCAAGGCGCGGGAACCTCCACCATAAAAATTGTGGGGAAAAAAGAGCTTGTTCCCGCACAATATACCGTTATGCCCGACAGAATTGTGGCGGCGACCTATCTTTGCGCCGCGGCTGCAACCGGCGGGGAAGTCACCGTAACGCACATGTGCCCGGAACATATATCGGCGGTGCTGTCTGTTTTGGCAGACTGCGGGTGCTATCTTTTCTCCACAGAGGACACAGTTCTGCTGAAGGCGCCGAAACGGCTTTTGGCCCCGGGCAGCATTAAAACCATGCCCTATCCGGGATTTCCCACAGACGCGCAGTCGCTGTTTTTAGCAATGCTGTGCTGTGCCGACGGCACGTCCATCATTACGGAAACAATTTTTGAAAGCAGGTTTAAGCCCGTGCCGGAGCTGTGCCGAATGGGTGCAAAAATCAGCGTAGACGGCAGAGTGGCGGTTGTCTGCGGCACGGAAAGGCTTTCAGGCACAGAGGTGAATGCTTCAGATTTGCGCGGCGGGGCGGCTTTGGTCATTGCAGCTTTAATGGCCGACGGCACAACGGTAATTAATACGCCGGAATTTATCGACCGGGGATATGAAAATTTTGAAGCAAACCTTGCCCAGTTGGGGGCGGATATTATACGCTACAGATAA
- the ftsW gene encoding putative lipid II flippase FtsW, which translates to MAARAQRGAKLRRAGSSEHAVIKKTSVDVGFLSVVILLLVFGLIMVFSASYPSANAKYGNGLYFIQKQAMWAVLGVGAMIFTMKFDYRLYKKFALPIAMVTIALLILVLFSTPIKGSRRWLGFGSFTIQPSEAAKIAVIIYFAASLSVTKDKIREFKYLVRYWAMLLVVLGLLILEPHFSVCIIIGFVAVIMLLVAGARLKHFAIASVAAIPALIAVAMKEQYRMDRLTTFFDPFADRQGDGWQIIQSLFAIGSGGLFGLGFGNSRQKYMYVSEPQNDFIFAIVCEELGIVGAVVVIALFGILIWRGIKIAMNAPDTFGSLLVTGIVSLVGIQTFLNIAVVTKMIPTTGISLPFFSAGGSSLVFLMAAMGMVLNVSKFKKQVVDLR; encoded by the coding sequence ATGGCGGCGAGGGCGCAGAGAGGTGCAAAACTCAGGCGTGCCGGAAGTTCGGAACATGCTGTGATAAAAAAAACAAGTGTAGATGTAGGATTTTTATCTGTAGTCATTCTGCTGCTGGTATTTGGCCTTATTATGGTATTCAGCGCCAGCTATCCATCTGCAAATGCAAAATATGGAAATGGCTTATACTTTATTCAAAAACAGGCAATGTGGGCGGTTTTAGGCGTTGGCGCTATGATTTTTACCATGAAGTTCGACTATCGGCTATATAAAAAGTTTGCGCTTCCCATTGCCATGGTAACCATTGCCCTGCTGATTTTGGTGTTGTTCAGCACGCCGATTAAAGGTTCCAGGCGATGGCTGGGGTTTGGTTCTTTCACCATTCAGCCCTCAGAGGCGGCAAAAATTGCAGTCATTATTTATTTTGCCGCAAGTCTTTCTGTTACGAAAGACAAAATTCGTGAGTTTAAATATCTGGTGCGCTATTGGGCCATGCTTTTGGTGGTGCTGGGGCTTTTAATTTTAGAGCCGCACTTTAGCGTGTGCATTATCATCGGGTTTGTAGCGGTTATCATGCTGCTGGTTGCAGGGGCAAGATTAAAGCATTTTGCCATTGCTTCTGTTGCCGCCATTCCAGCCCTCATTGCCGTTGCAATGAAAGAGCAGTACCGAATGGACCGCCTGACCACATTTTTTGACCCCTTTGCCGACCGTCAGGGCGACGGCTGGCAGATTATTCAGTCGCTTTTTGCAATCGGTTCCGGCGGGCTGTTTGGCCTTGGATTTGGTAACTCCAGACAGAAATATATGTATGTATCTGAGCCGCAGAACGACTTTATTTTTGCCATTGTGTGCGAGGAGCTGGGCATTGTTGGCGCGGTTGTAGTAATTGCACTGTTCGGCATTTTAATCTGGCGGGGCATTAAAATTGCCATGAATGCACCGGATACTTTTGGAAGCCTGCTGGTAACGGGGATTGTTTCGCTGGTTGGCATTCAGACCTTTTTAAACATTGCCGTTGTGACGAAAATGATTCCCACAACAGGCATTTCACTTCCGTTCTTTTCCGCCGGCGGCTCGTCTCTGGTATTTTTAATGGCGGCAATGGGAATGGTGCTGAACGTATCAAAGTTTAAAAAACAGGTGGTAGATTTGCGGTAA
- the ftsZ gene encoding cell division protein FtsZ, whose protein sequence is MNVAQIKVIGVGGGGNNAVNRMIDAGLGGVEFVSINTDKQALLSSQANQKIQIGEKLTKGLGAGANPDMGSKAAEESYDEIAQAISGSDMVFVTAGMGGGTGTGAAPVVAQIAKDMGILTLGIVTKPFLFEGRQRMVRAEEGISSLKGAVDAIVTIPNDRLLQISNQHTTFIDAFKMADEVLLKGVKGISDLITGNAVVNLDFADVVTIMKDTGVAHMGVGKASGEKRAEDAVKMAISSPLLETTIDGARGVLINVTGGADLGLFEINNAAMMVTEAADPNANIIFGATVDPDMKDEISITVIATGFEGVSSAAADRNSSNLFSGNPALKGGSLSSRSFGAAQRPAEQKPAQQTPSEVEIPWFLRDKR, encoded by the coding sequence ATGAATGTTGCCCAGATTAAAGTGATTGGTGTCGGCGGCGGCGGCAATAATGCCGTGAACCGCATGATTGATGCAGGTCTCGGTGGGGTGGAATTTGTATCAATTAATACGGATAAACAGGCGCTTTTGTCATCACAGGCAAATCAAAAAATACAGATAGGTGAAAAATTAACAAAAGGTCTTGGCGCAGGTGCAAACCCAGATATGGGCTCGAAAGCGGCAGAAGAAAGCTACGACGAAATTGCCCAGGCCATCAGCGGCAGCGACATGGTGTTCGTAACAGCCGGCATGGGCGGCGGAACGGGAACAGGTGCTGCACCTGTTGTTGCACAGATTGCAAAGGACATGGGCATTTTAACGCTGGGCATTGTGACAAAACCGTTTTTGTTTGAAGGCAGACAGAGAATGGTGCGTGCCGAGGAGGGAATTTCATCCTTAAAAGGTGCTGTTGACGCAATTGTAACCATTCCGAACGATCGATTGCTCCAAATTTCCAACCAGCACACAACCTTTATCGACGCATTTAAAATGGCCGATGAAGTTCTTTTAAAAGGTGTGAAAGGTATTTCCGACTTAATTACCGGCAACGCGGTTGTAAACCTTGACTTTGCTGACGTTGTTACCATTATGAAAGACACCGGCGTTGCGCACATGGGCGTGGGCAAAGCGTCCGGCGAAAAACGTGCGGAAGACGCTGTTAAAATGGCAATTTCCAGCCCGCTTTTAGAAACCACCATCGACGGCGCCCGGGGCGTTTTAATTAACGTAACCGGCGGTGCTGACCTCGGCCTGTTCGAGATTAACAATGCGGCAATGATGGTAACGGAAGCTGCAGACCCGAACGCAAACATCATCTTTGGTGCAACAGTTGACCCGGATATGAAAGACGAAATTTCTATTACGGTTATTGCAACCGGATTTGAAGGCGTTTCTTCTGCCGCGGCAGACAGAAATTCTTCTAACCTGTTTTCAGGCAACCCGGCTTTAAAGGGCGGCTCGCTTTCCTCTAGATCCTTTGGCGCAGCACAGCGCCCAGCAGAACAGAAGCCCGCTCAGCAGACACCAAGTGAGGTTGAAATTCCGTGGTTCCTACGCGATAAGAGATAA
- a CDS encoding heparinase II/III domain-containing protein produces the protein MFSEKYVGTNQLTQSIKGGFSIVRPLSDRDYWEGIKKTAYQQVTSYINGIGAFDFSLPASMYLDFVRNGNRTRYEGVCFERRKALSAYALLEAMENKGNYTDKVLDFTWLILEETTWCVPAHGYLRPEADGLPNDEHPCLDLFQAETGCLLSFVLRLFQEKFEQISKNIVPRIKREIDFRVIDNFLIHDDYWWQGFLIRKNEDGKRYVVNNWNPWILSNVLLCAAAVTPPGERLQSLVEKVMRSLDNYADAYPQDGACDEGPSYWNRAGLSLLDCAYFLNQITGGYVNEFENEKIKNTAEYITKVHIGNGFFVNFADCSPRLAANYGTIYKYGRLLGSETMVSFAKECFRLDKSNAFTLWQMPRALELYEAMPTLSHLSAPARAFQDVYFSSTQVMAARERDGADGLFLAAKGGHNAESHNHNDVGSFIVYKDAEPFFIDPAHEAYCAKTFSDQRYEIWNNQSCFHNIPTIGGKDQPAGAGFSASCVSYEAKEDETRFSLDIKNAYENKDEIQKWKRTFTLSRKNKEITITEDFALNAPEKIVLNLMTVCDVAVTPHELIFTADSGKTLSLAADFSKFHVICEPVETTDSKLLSDWGKAPTRIRLELKTETDKGKFTFTIK, from the coding sequence ATGTTTTCAGAAAAGTATGTTGGCACAAATCAGCTAACGCAATCCATCAAAGGCGGCTTTTCCATAGTGCGGCCCCTGTCCGACAGGGACTATTGGGAGGGCATAAAGAAAACGGCATATCAGCAGGTGACAAGCTACATAAACGGCATTGGCGCGTTTGATTTTTCCCTGCCCGCCTCCATGTATCTGGATTTCGTAAGGAACGGAAACCGCACCCGGTATGAAGGCGTGTGCTTTGAAAGACGAAAGGCCCTTTCGGCATATGCCCTTTTAGAGGCCATGGAAAACAAAGGGAACTACACCGACAAGGTTTTGGATTTTACCTGGCTGATTTTAGAGGAAACCACCTGGTGTGTTCCGGCTCACGGTTATTTAAGGCCGGAGGCGGACGGGCTTCCCAATGACGAGCACCCCTGCCTTGACTTGTTCCAGGCGGAAACAGGATGTTTGCTGTCATTTGTGTTGCGCCTGTTTCAAGAAAAATTTGAACAAATCAGCAAAAACATTGTCCCTCGTATCAAACGGGAAATCGATTTTCGTGTTATTGATAATTTTTTAATCCATGACGACTACTGGTGGCAGGGCTTTTTAATACGTAAAAATGAAGACGGCAAGCGCTATGTGGTGAACAACTGGAACCCGTGGATTTTGTCCAACGTGCTGCTGTGTGCCGCCGCTGTCACACCGCCGGGCGAACGGCTGCAAAGCTTGGTGGAAAAGGTTATGCGGTCCTTAGACAACTATGCAGACGCCTACCCGCAGGACGGCGCCTGCGACGAAGGCCCCAGCTATTGGAACAGGGCCGGCCTCTCCCTTTTAGACTGCGCCTATTTTCTGAACCAAATCACCGGCGGCTATGTAAACGAATTTGAAAATGAAAAAATAAAAAACACCGCCGAATATATCACAAAGGTGCACATTGGAAACGGCTTTTTTGTAAACTTTGCAGACTGCTCGCCCCGCCTCGCCGCAAATTACGGCACGATTTATAAATATGGCAGGCTTCTTGGCAGTGAAACAATGGTTTCATTTGCCAAAGAATGTTTTCGTCTTGACAAAAGCAATGCGTTTACCCTGTGGCAAATGCCCCGGGCACTTGAGCTTTATGAGGCAATGCCCACCCTCTCACACCTTTCTGCGCCTGCCCGGGCCTTCCAAGATGTATATTTTTCCAGCACCCAGGTTATGGCCGCCCGGGAGCGGGACGGGGCCGACGGCCTGTTTTTGGCGGCAAAAGGCGGCCACAACGCCGAAAGCCACAATCACAATGATGTGGGCAGCTTTATTGTTTACAAAGATGCGGAGCCGTTTTTTATTGACCCCGCCCACGAGGCCTACTGCGCCAAAACCTTTTCTGACCAGCGGTATGAAATTTGGAATAACCAGTCCTGCTTTCACAACATCCCCACCATCGGCGGGAAAGACCAGCCGGCAGGAGCTGGCTTTAGCGCGTCCTGCGTTTCGTACGAAGCAAAAGAGGACGAAACCCGCTTTTCGCTGGACATAAAAAACGCCTATGAAAACAAAGACGAAATTCAAAAATGGAAACGAACGTTTACGCTGTCACGAAAAAACAAGGAAATCACCATAACAGAAGATTTTGCCTTAAACGCCCCTGAAAAAATCGTGCTGAACCTGATGACGGTCTGTGATGTAGCCGTAACGCCGCACGAACTGATTTTCACTGCAGACAGCGGCAAAACCCTGTCGCTGGCAGCCGACTTTTCAAAGTTTCACGTCATCTGTGAGCCGGTTGAAACAACCGACAGCAAACTGCTCAGCGATTGGGGAAAAGCGCCCACAAGAATTCGGCTGGAGTTAAAGACAGAAACAGATAAAGGCAAATTCACATTTACCATAAAATAA